The following proteins are encoded in a genomic region of Asterias amurensis chromosome 5, ASM3211899v1:
- the LOC139937420 gene encoding uncharacterized protein, protein MLIFTCRRWNGRQLAILVVAAIIGLVAWSGWKHHNEQMNRMKRLKDFDPTLVRFVEAPKLPGVGATQSPWQDAVSDPRPVVLATTNKAFLDFTENWLESIKRVGTKPRILVVAEDEETQRFLYGRPDVHVVISEGFKIPAHKLEWDSPIYNAMVNKRPAYIYQLLEKGHHVLFSDVDTVWLKEPFQFLDGEFDIAVEEDQHKPYIAYCAGFVYFRCTEKTKEFVKEWLRRLHESQTSISDQVIMNKMLIEEKLPGLRKKVMSSQIFPNGKLYFANSQFYENHHEKAAVVHNNWVQSKEVKLQRFKANNLWFVEDREG, encoded by the exons ATGCTGATTTTCACCTGTCGGCGCTGGAATGGAAGACAGCTCGCCATCTTGGTTGTGGCGGCAATTATAGGATTAGTGGCGTGGTCCG GCTGGAAACACCACAATGAGCAAATGAACCGAATGAAACGGTTGAAAGACTTCGACCCCACATTAGTACGGTTTGTTGAGGCACCGAAGTTACCGGGCGTAGGAGCCACTCAGAGCCCCTGGCAGGATGCCGTCTCAGACCCACGCCCAGTCGTCCTCGCAACCACGAACAAAGCCTTCTTGGACTTCACTGAAAACTGGTTGGAAAGCATCAAGCGAGTGGGCACTAAGCCACGGATTCTAGTCGTAGCCGAAGACGAAGAAACGCAGCGGTTTCTCTACGGGAGACCGGACGTCCACGTGGTGATTTCAGAGGGTTTCAAAATACCCGCTCACAAACTGGAGTGGGACTCGCCTATCTACAACGCTATGGTGAACAAGCGGCCGGCTTACATCTATCAACTCCTAGAAAAAGGACACCATGTGCTCTTTAGTGACGTTGACACTGTGTGGTTGAAGGAACCATTCCAGTTTCTTGATGGTGAGTTTGACATAGCAGTAGAGGAAGACCAACACAAACCGTACATCGCTTACTGCGCAGGGTTCGTCTACTTTAGGTGTACAGAAAAGACCAAAGAGTTCGTAAAGGAATGGCTCCGCCGATTGCACGAATCACAGACTAGTATCTCAGATCAGGTGATTATGAATAAAATGCTGATCGAAGAGAAGCTCCCAGGATTAAGAAAGAAAGTGATGTCATCCCAGATTTTCCCGAATGGCAAACTTTACTTTGCTAATTCTCAGTTTTATGAGAACCACCACGAGAAAGCGGCTGTAGTGCATAATAATTGGGTACAGAGCAAGGAGGTCAAACTGCAACGGTTCAAAGCAAACAATTTGTGGTTCGTTGAAGACAGAGAAGGGTAA